The following nucleotide sequence is from Flavimarina sp. Hel_I_48.
TCCCAAAACCCTAGCATTTTCATTTTTATGGGCGTTGGTCCGGAAAGGTACTCATCGTACTCCCGATAAATGCGGTCGTGAAATTCAGAGAAAATTGACCAGCGGTCCCCGGGGTATTCTTTAGTATTATTTTTGATCATGGCGGGTAAAAACGGATCGGCAATTAAACCACGCCCTATCATAAAATGATCAATCTGGGGAAAGCGTTTTTCGATCGCTTTAAATACCGAAACACTGGTGATGTCGCCGTTATAATACAATTTATGTTTGGTACTGCTGATGCATTTTTCAAAAGCATCCAGATCAACGGGACCTTTGTATAACTGTTTTCCTATACGGGCATGAATCGCGATATTTTTAAGCGGGTACTTATCTAAAACCGAAAAAGCATCCAGAATTTCACCTGCATGTTCATATCCCATTCTCATTTTCATAGAAACCACAATATCGGTCTCGTTATGCGCGCGTTGCAGCACGTCATTAATTTTTGCCGGATTACAGATCAGCCCAGATCCCATTCCAGATTTGGTAACCATGGGATATGGGCACCCTAAATTCCAGTTTAGTTCTTTATATCTCAGACTTCGCACATAATTCACTACAAACAAAAACTCATCAGGATCGTTAGTCATTACCTGGGGAATTACTTCAAGATCAAGGTTGTTTTCTGGCTGTAAATCGTTTTGATAGGACTGCTTGATTTTAAGCTTTCCGTTTAAACGAATATATGGCGAATAA
It contains:
- a CDS encoding tRNA dihydrouridine synthase; its protein translation is MAVTLLSSPLQGFTDFRFRNAFHHYFGGIDTFYSPYIRLNGKLKIKQSYQNDLQPENNLDLEVIPQVMTNDPDEFLFVVNYVRSLRYKELNWNLGCPYPMVTKSGMGSGLICNPAKINDVLQRAHNETDIVVSMKMRMGYEHAGEILDAFSVLDKYPLKNIAIHARIGKQLYKGPVDLDAFEKCISSTKHKLYYNGDITSVSVFKAIEKRFPQIDHFMIGRGLIADPFLPAMIKNNTKEYPGDRWSIFSEFHDRIYREYDEYLSGPTPIKMKMLGFWEFFAQSTSDPKKTYKAIKKASNPGKYRQAVAQIINAEKRLHS